The sequence CGGAGATTCCGCACCTGACGCTGGGCACGGTGCTCTACCCGTTGTTCAAGCTGGGGGAGCTGGAGCACGCGCGCGAAATCCACCGCCGCGGCTACGCCATGGTGACGAAGAACCGCGAGTTCCTCTCCACCGTGGGCGAGCACATGGAGTTCCTCGCCCTGACGGACAACCTGTCACGCGGGCTGACGCTGCTGGAGAAGCACCTGGGCTGGGCGCTGGACCACCCCAGCTACCGGGACCGCTTCACCTTCTACGCCGCCGCCGCCTTCCTGCTGGAGCGGGTGCTGGCCGCTGGAGACAGGGACGTGGTGAGCCTGCGGCTGCCCAAGACGTTCCCCAACCACCAGGCGGATGGCGGCTACGACGTCCGGGCCCTGCACGCCTGGACGCTGGGGCAGGCCCGGGACATCGCGAACCGCTTCGACACTCGAAACGGGACGGACCGGTTCGCGAAGCTGCTGGCGCGCAACCAGGTGCTCGCGGGGGAAGTCCGTCCCTTCCCCATCGACGCGAAGTGAGGCGACGCCCGTCAGCGCTTGAGCTTGCTGAACGGGTTGTTGAAGGGCTCCGGGCCCTTCTTCTCACCGGGCCCTGAAGGCGGCTTCGGCCCCGGGCCGGAGGCAGGCCGGGCGCCCTGACGAGGCCCGCCGCTTCCGCCGCCGCGCTCCGTCATGCGGCCCGGCCCCGTGGCCCCGCCGACCTGGGGGCGGCCCGACGGCTGCGGCGCTCCCCCCTCCTGCACCGCGCGCACGGAGAGCGCCAGCCGCTTGCGCGCCAGGTCCACGGTGAGCACGCGCACCGTCAGCCGGTCGCCCACCTTCACCACTTCGGAGGGGTCCTTCACGAAGCGCGTGGAGATTTGCGACACGTGGACGAGGCCGTCCTGATGCACGCCCACGTCCACGAAGGCGCCGAACGCGGTGACGTTCGTCACCACGCCCTGGAGCACCATGCCCTCCTTCACGTCCTCCAGCGAGCGCAGGTCCTCGCGGTGCTGGGGCGCGGTGAAGTCGCCGCGCGGGTCGCGGCTGGGCTTCTCCAGCTCCGCCAGGATGTCCTTGAGCGTCATCTCGCCCAGGTCCGGGCCCAGGTAGCGCTTCGGGTCAATCTTGCGGACCAGCTCGGCGTTGCCCACCAGCGCGCTCACGGCCACGCCCAAATCCTTGGCCATGCGCTCCACGACGCCGTAGCGCTCCGGATGGACGGCGCTGGCATCCAGCGGCTCCGTCCCGCGCACGCGCAGGAAGCCCGCCGCCTGTTCGAACGTCTTGGGCCCCAGCCCGCTCACCTTCAGCAGCTCGCGCCGCGTGGTGAAGCGGCCCTTCGACGCGCGGTGCGCCACCAGCTTCTTCGCCAGGGACGGCCCCACGCCGGACACGTGCTCCAACAACTGCGGAGACGCGGTGTTGACGTCCACGCCCACCGCGTTGACACACGAGTCCACCACCTCGCCCAGCTTCTTCTTGAGCAGCCCCTGGTCCACGTCGTGCTGGTACTGCCCCACGCCGATGCTCTTGGGGTCGATCTTCACCAGCTCCGCCAGCGGGTCCTGGAGGCGCCGGCCAATGGACACCGCGCCGCGCAGGCTGACGTCCAGGTCCGGGAACTCGTCGCGGGCCACCTCGGAGGCGGAGTAGATGGACGCGCCCTGCTCGCTCACCGACACCACGGGGATTTGCGAGCCCATCGCCTTCAGCGTGTCACGCACGAAGGCCTCCGCCTCGCGGCTGCCCGTGCCGTTGCCCACGGCGACGAGCTCCGGCTGGTGCTTCTGCACCACCGCGGCCAGCAGCTTCGCCGCGCGGGCGCGCTCGTCCGCGCCGCGCTCCGAATAGAGCGTCAGCGTCTCCACCACCTTGCCGGTGACGTCCATCATCGCCAGCTTGGTGCCCGTACGCAGGCCCGGGTCCAGGGCCAGCACCGCGCGGGCGCCCGCGGGCGGCGTGAGCAGCAGGTGGCGCAGGTTCTCCCCGAAGACGCCAATGGCCTGCCGGTCCGCGCGCTCCTTCAGCTCCGCGCGCAGCTCCGCCTCCAGCGACGGGCCCATCAGCCGGTCCCAGCTGTCCTCCACGGCGGCGCGCAGCTCCTGTGCGAAGAGGGACTGCGGCTTCGTCACCACGCGCCCGGCCAGCAGGCCCTTCACCTCGTCGTCGGGCAGGGAGAGCTTCACCTTCAGCACGCCCTCTTCCTCGCCGCGCAGCAGCGCCAGCACGCGGTGCGAGGGGGCCTGGGACAGGGGCTCCTCGTGGCCGTAGTAGTTCTCGAACTTGGTCGTCTCGCCCTTCTTCGCGGGCACCACGTTCGAGCACAGCGTGCCCCGGCGCGCGCTCACCTCGCGGGCCTCGCGGCGCAGGCCGGCGTCCTCGGCCACGCGCTCGGCGCAGATGTCGCGCGCGCCCGCGAGCGCCGCGGCCTGGTCCGGCACGTCCTTCTCCGGGTTGACGAAGGGGCGCACACGCGCGGCCACGTCCTCGCCGCGGCGGCCGTCCTGCTTCCACACCAGGTCCGCCAGCGGCTCCAGCCCGCGCTCCCGGGCAATGGCGGCGCGCGTGCGGCGCTTGGGCTTGTAAGGAAGGTAGAGGTCCTCCAGCTCCGTGCGCGTCCTGGCGGCCTTGAGCGCCTTCGCCAGCTCCGGCGTCAACTTCCCCTGCTCCTCAATGGAGCGGAGGATGGTGTCGCGCCGGGAGTCCAGCTCGGCGCGCTCGGTGGCCCGGTCGAAGAGGGTTTGAATCTGGACCTCGTCCAGGCCGCCCGTGACTTCCTTGCGGTAGCGCGCGATGAAGGGGACCGTGGCTCCGTCCTCTTGCAGCGCGAGGGTCCGGTCCACCTGCTCGGGCCTGAGGCCCAGCTCCTGGGAAAGCTCAGCGGCGTAGGGATGCATGACGCCGCTTCTATAACCCGGGCCCCACACTGCTCCCAGAGACCGGTCGTCCGAAGCGCTCAGCCCGCGACGAACGCCGCGCGCCGGGCGTCCCACTCCGGGCGCAGCAGGCCCCAGAGTTGCTGGTCCCGGCGTTGCCCCTGGAACAGACAGTGCCCGCGCAGGGTGCCTTCCATCGTGAAGCCCAGCTTGCGCGCCACGCCCTGAGAGCCCGTGTTCTCCGCCAGCGTCGTCAGCCACACCCGCTGGAGGTAGGGCAGCGTGAACAACTGCTCCAGCATCAACCCCACCGCGCGGGAGCCCAGGCCCCGGCCGTGGTGCGCGTCCGCCATCATGTAGCCCAGCTCGATGCGGCCATGCACGCGCGACAAGTCCCGCGCGGACACCGTCCCCACGAGCTGCCCGTCCGCCTCCACGAACCACCGGAAGCTCCGCACGCGGGGCTCACCCAACGCGCCCGCTTCCAGGATGCGCCGCAGGAGCAGCTCCCGCGTGTCGTCCTCGGTGTCCACGAAGCGCCGCGCGCCGGGGGCCGCCCGCATGGCCAGCCAGAAGTCCACGTGCTCCGGCCGGGCGGGAACGAGTCGGACGTCGGAAACGGGAGCACCGGGCAACATGCCTCGCTTCTAGCGCGCCCCACGCCGCGGCGCAGCAATCAAGGAGGTCCGCGCGAACCAGGAGCAGCACCGCCTGCGCCATGCACCTTGCCGGCATTCCACCGGGCGCGGCCCACCCTGAAACGGCCGAGGGCCGCGGCCTGGAGCACGTGGCTCCCGGCGCGGCCCTCGCTCCTCACCGAACAGGTGAGGCCTTCTCTCCTCAGGCGGAGGTGATGGTGCCGTCCTTGATGACGAAGTCGCGGCGGGTGAACTTCGCCGTCAGCTCGGAAGGCTGGCGCAGCGAGTAGTCCTTGGTGATTTCCGTGCTCGGGATGAGGTGGAAGGCCGCCTTCGCCTCGGTGCCGCCGACCTCCAGCACCACGAAGCCGTGGGCATCACCGTTCACGAACTCCATGCCGGGGTGCGCTTCCTTCAGCGACTTGTCCAGCTCCGTCACGATGTACCGGTACACCGTGCTGCCAGTGGAGAAGCCCGCGCCGATGACGGCCAGGCCCGCCAGCTCCTTGATGGAGCCGGAGGAGATGGCCGGCGTCGTCAGCGCGGGGATGCCGGACTCCACGGACGCGAAGGACGCGTGGATGTCGCCGGAGATGAACAGCGCGTTCTTCACCTGGCTGTCGCGCAGGAACTTCAAGAACTCCTGCTTCTTCGTGGGGAAGCCGTCCCACTGGTCCACGTTGAAGTAGAAGTCCTGGCGCAGCGTGGGGTCCGGGACGTCCGCCTTCTCGCTCAGCTTGAACACCATGGAGGTGAGCGAAATCGAGGAGACGATGATCTTCCACGCGTTGTCCGCCTGCACCGACTCCTGGAGCCACGCCTGCTGCTCGTTGCCGAAGATGCCCTCCGAGGCTCCCGCGGAGCCCATGTACTTGATGGCCGCGTACAGGTCGAAGATGGGCTTCACCACGACGTAGCGCGAGCCCTGGATGCCGAAGAGGCCCGTCTTGCCCATGTGCGCATAGGCCAGACCGCGCGGCGCCCCCGTCGCGGGGATGAGCGGAATGGCTGAACCACCCGCCGCCTCACGCGCCTGGTTGACGGCGTTGAGCACCTGGTTGACGTAGAACAGCGACAGCCCACCGGAGACCCAGGCGCCCGCCTTCGTGGACGCCTCATCCGGCGTGAGCCCGGCGGCGACGGCCTGCTGCACGTACACGCCCGTGAGGATCTCCTTGTAGGGCGCCAGCTCCGCCGCGTCGATGTTCACGTAGGCGAACATGTCGGACTGGAGCTGCGCCTGGACGGCCTCCGGCAGCGTCGGCAGCACCATGTCCAGCTGCTCGGCCGGCACCGCCACCTTGCCCGGGTACGCGTCCTCGGGGATGAGGTGGTCCGGGCGGTACGTGCGCGTGTCCGTCACCAGCAGCTTCAGGTTCCGGCCGAACTCGAAGTCGCGGTAGATGCGCGTCGGCTGGGCCACCACGGCGTTGATGTCGATGGCGCCCGCGTTGCTCGCGCCGTGGTCCATGGGGATGTACTCGAAGAAGGCCTGCTCCGCGTTGCGGCGGCGCTCGGTCTGCTTCTCGTTGGTGCGCTCGTCCGTGTACGTGGCGACGTCGCCCCAGCAGTCGTCGGAGAACTCGTGGTCATCCCACGTGATGATGAACGGGTAGCGCTCGTGCACCTGCTGGATGACCTTGTCCGTGCGCAGGGTCTTGTAGAGGTCGCGGTAGTTGGACAGCGAGTTGGCCGCGTAGAACGCCGTCAGGCCCGTGCCCTGGCGGAGCGCCTTCTCCGGCTCGCTGAAGACGATGCCGCGCCCATCCACGGACTGGAACGACGCGTCGCCCGTCGTCTCGTAGACGTAGTCGCCCAGGAACACGACGAAGTCGAGGTCCTCGTTGAGCTGCAGCAGGTGCTGCCACGCGTTGTAGTAACGGCCGATGTAGTCCTGGCAGCTGGCGAAGACGAACTTCACCGGCACGTCGTCGCCCGCGGCCGGCGCGGTGCGGGTGCGGCCCGTCACCGTGGAGTACTTCTGACCGTTCGCGTCGATGGTGAAGCGGTAGTAGTACGTCGTGCGCGCCGACAGGTTGGTGACCTTCACCTTCAACGCATGGTCGAACTGCGCCTGCGCGGTGAACTGCTGGTCCAGCACCAGGCTGCTGAACGACTCGCTGGTGGACACCTCCAGCCGCACCTGCGTGTTCGCCCCCGCGTTGTCCGGGTCCACCGCCCGCACCCACAACACCACGCTGTCCGGACGCGGGTCACCCGAGCACACGGACTGCGGGAAGTACTTCTCGCCAGCATCCGACGACGTCTCGTCGTCGGAACATCCGAACGCAGTGGTCGCGGCAACGGCGACGACGGCCTGGAGGAAACTGCGGCGTTTGAATCGATCGAACAAGGCGGGACTCCGGGTTGCGCGGGTTAGGAGACAGGGCCGCGAGTCTAGAGCGCTCTTCCACTCAGCAGGAAACATCCCCACGGAATGAAACGACAACGCATCGTGTCACCCACACCCGGTGCGAACCCACGCGAAGGACGCCGGACACCAAGCAAAAGGGCCGCCCACCTCGCGGCGGACGGCCCTTTGACTTTCATGGCGAATCGCCACCATCCGGGGAAAACGCCCCGGAGACGGGACTACTTCACGGCCTTCACGCGGCCGCGCTTCTCGCTGCCACCTTCGGCCGGCGCGGACTCGTCCGGCGCCGCGGCGACGGGCGCACCCGACTTGCCGATGCCGTACTTCTCCAGCACGCGGCCTTCGATGTCCTTGGCAATCTCCGGGTGCTCGCGCAGGTAGTCCTTCACATTCTCCCGGCCCTGGCCGATGCGCTCACCGTTGAAGGAGAACCAGCTGCCGCTCTTCTCCACGATGTTCTCGTTGGAGGCGAGGTCGATGAGGTCGCCCTCACGGGAGATGCCCGTGCCGTACATGATGTCGAACTCGACCTCCTTGAACGGCGGCGCGACCTTGTTCTTCACCACCTTCACGCGGGTGCGGCTGCCCACCACGTTGTCGCCATTCTTGATGGCGCCGATGCGGCGGATGTCCAGGCGCTGCGACGCGTAGAACTTCAGCGCGTTACCGCCCGTCGTCGTCTCCGGGTTGCCGAACATCACGCCAATCTTCATGCGAATCTGGTTGATGAAGATGACGCACGTCTGGCTCTTGGAGATGGTGCCCGTCAGCTTGCGGAGCGCCTGGCTCATGAGGCGGGCCTGCACACCCATGTGCGCGTCGCCCATCTCACCCTCGAGCTCCGCCTTCGGCACGAGCGCGGCCACCGAGTCCACCACCAGCACGTCGATGGCGCCCGAGCGCACCAGCATCTCCGCGATTTCCAGCGCCTGCTCACCGGTGTCCGGCTGGCTCAGCAGCAGGTCATCGGTGCGCACGCCCAGCTTGCGCGCGTAGCCCACGTCCAGCGCGTGCTCCGCGTCCACGTAGCCGCAGATGCCGCCGCGCTTCTGCGCCTCGGCGACGATGTGGAGACACAGCGTCGTCTTACCGGACGACTCCGGCCCGAAGATTTCGATGATGCGGCCCTTGGGCACACCACCCACGCCCAGGGCGATGTCCAGCGAGATGGAGCCCGTCGGGATGGCCTGAACGTCTCGCATCAGCGGCTCGTCGTTGCCGAGCCGCATGATGGACCCCTTGCCGAACTGGCGCTCCACCGCGGACATCGCCAGTTCGATCGCCTTTTCCTTCTCCTGATTCACGGCCATTGCTCGTAGCTCCTTGTATTGGCGAGCCACCCCGGCTCACCTGAACGCGCTTTTAGTACGCGATGGGTAGACCCTAGTCCACCCCTCTGACATCCGTGCTGCATCCTGCCGGTCAGCCCTCGCGGAGGGCAGCCAGGAAGGCGGCCACCAGCCCCGCCAATCCCACCCACAGCCCCATGTCGGCCACGCCCAGGACCGTGGACACCGCCCCGGCCAGGGACACCAGGGTCAGCATCAGCAACCCCACGCGGTACACGGGCGTCCGGGGCGGAGCAAGCCACAAGGCGGCCATCGCCAGCAGGGACAGCCCCACCTGGGAGGTGAGCAGGCTGGCGTCCCCTTGGCGGAACAGCGCTTCATGGACGACTTGCGCCCCAATGCCTCCCACCAACACCGCCATGCACGCACCTGGCTTCAGGCGGTGCGTCTTCCGCTGCAGGGTGTTGGCGCGCAGGTGCGCCAGGTCCTCGGGCTGGACTTCCAGGGCGTAGGGGAAGCCCAGGGACAGCAGGGCCTCCACCGCGGCCGCGCGGCAGGTGCGTCCCTTCGCATCCACCAGTCCAGTGAGCCGCCCGCTCTCCAACAGCCGCAGGAAGGTGTCCGCCACCAGCCGGTCTCCGCCCGTCCTGGCCATCCGGGACAGCTGGAGGTTCAGCCGCGCCGCCACCAGAGGACGCTCCGCCTCCGGCACCCGCCGGGCCTGCTCGGTCAACACCAGCACCGGCAGGGGGAGGTCCAACGGCGGCGTGGGCGTCCCCCGGAGCAGAGGAACCGGCGTGGCGTCCAGCGGCGCGGGCTCGGGCGGCGCCTCCCACGGCGCGACCTCCCCCAGTGGCGCCTCGTCCCCGTCCTCCATGGACCGCTGCGTGAGCGGATGTATGCGAGGCGCGTCGGACACGGAGGAAACTGTAGCCGCGGCCCCCGGAGCGGTTCAAAGCGACGTGCCCCCGCAACTTTCACCGGACAACGGGCGAGCCAGAGCAGGCGTTGAACGAGGCCTTGTCCGACATGCGCACCCGGGAGCGCGCGGCCTTCACCAGGTGCCGCTCCCTCACGCGGAAACGACGAAGCCCGAGCCCCCTTCGCGGGAGCCCGGGCTTCTGGCGCTTCAGGTCCGAAGACGCGCGGCGGCTACTCCACCGTCACGCTCTTGGCCAGGTTGCGCGGCTGGTCCACGTCGTTCCCGCGCAGGTCCGCCACGTGGTAGGCGAGCAGCTGCAGGGGGATGGTGGCCACCACCGGCGCCAGCAGCGCGCAGGCCGCCGGAATCCGGATGACCTGGTCGGCCAGCGTGGCCACGTGCTCGTCGTCCTCGTCGATGATGGCAATCACCTTGCCACCGCGCGCGCGGACCTCCTCGATG is a genomic window of Myxococcus virescens containing:
- a CDS encoding GNAT family N-acetyltransferase, with the protein product MLPGAPVSDVRLVPARPEHVDFWLAMRAAPGARRFVDTEDDTRELLLRRILEAGALGEPRVRSFRWFVEADGQLVGTVSARDLSRVHGRIELGYMMADAHHGRGLGSRAVGLMLEQLFTLPYLQRVWLTTLAENTGSQGVARKLGFTMEGTLRGHCLFQGQRRDQQLWGLLRPEWDARRAAFVAG
- a CDS encoding Tex family protein; this translates as MHPYAAELSQELGLRPEQVDRTLALQEDGATVPFIARYRKEVTGGLDEVQIQTLFDRATERAELDSRRDTILRSIEEQGKLTPELAKALKAARTRTELEDLYLPYKPKRRTRAAIARERGLEPLADLVWKQDGRRGEDVAARVRPFVNPEKDVPDQAAALAGARDICAERVAEDAGLRREAREVSARRGTLCSNVVPAKKGETTKFENYYGHEEPLSQAPSHRVLALLRGEEEGVLKVKLSLPDDEVKGLLAGRVVTKPQSLFAQELRAAVEDSWDRLMGPSLEAELRAELKERADRQAIGVFGENLRHLLLTPPAGARAVLALDPGLRTGTKLAMMDVTGKVVETLTLYSERGADERARAAKLLAAVVQKHQPELVAVGNGTGSREAEAFVRDTLKAMGSQIPVVSVSEQGASIYSASEVARDEFPDLDVSLRGAVSIGRRLQDPLAELVKIDPKSIGVGQYQHDVDQGLLKKKLGEVVDSCVNAVGVDVNTASPQLLEHVSGVGPSLAKKLVAHRASKGRFTTRRELLKVSGLGPKTFEQAAGFLRVRGTEPLDASAVHPERYGVVERMAKDLGVAVSALVGNAELVRKIDPKRYLGPDLGEMTLKDILAELEKPSRDPRGDFTAPQHREDLRSLEDVKEGMVLQGVVTNVTAFGAFVDVGVHQDGLVHVSQISTRFVKDPSEVVKVGDRLTVRVLTVDLARKRLALSVRAVQEGGAPQPSGRPQVGGATGPGRMTERGGGSGGPRQGARPASGPGPKPPSGPGEKKGPEPFNNPFSKLKR
- a CDS encoding alkaline phosphatase D family protein; protein product: MFPAEWKSALDSRPCLLTRATRSPALFDRFKRRSFLQAVVAVAATTAFGCSDDETSSDAGEKYFPQSVCSGDPRPDSVVLWVRAVDPDNAGANTQVRLEVSTSESFSSLVLDQQFTAQAQFDHALKVKVTNLSARTTYYYRFTIDANGQKYSTVTGRTRTAPAAGDDVPVKFVFASCQDYIGRYYNAWQHLLQLNEDLDFVVFLGDYVYETTGDASFQSVDGRGIVFSEPEKALRQGTGLTAFYAANSLSNYRDLYKTLRTDKVIQQVHERYPFIITWDDHEFSDDCWGDVATYTDERTNEKQTERRRNAEQAFFEYIPMDHGASNAGAIDINAVVAQPTRIYRDFEFGRNLKLLVTDTRTYRPDHLIPEDAYPGKVAVPAEQLDMVLPTLPEAVQAQLQSDMFAYVNIDAAELAPYKEILTGVYVQQAVAAGLTPDEASTKAGAWVSGGLSLFYVNQVLNAVNQAREAAGGSAIPLIPATGAPRGLAYAHMGKTGLFGIQGSRYVVVKPIFDLYAAIKYMGSAGASEGIFGNEQQAWLQESVQADNAWKIIVSSISLTSMVFKLSEKADVPDPTLRQDFYFNVDQWDGFPTKKQEFLKFLRDSQVKNALFISGDIHASFASVESGIPALTTPAISSGSIKELAGLAVIGAGFSTGSTVYRYIVTELDKSLKEAHPGMEFVNGDAHGFVVLEVGGTEAKAAFHLIPSTEITKDYSLRQPSELTAKFTRRDFVIKDGTITSA
- the recA gene encoding recombinase RecA encodes the protein MAVNQEKEKAIELAMSAVERQFGKGSIMRLGNDEPLMRDVQAIPTGSISLDIALGVGGVPKGRIIEIFGPESSGKTTLCLHIVAEAQKRGGICGYVDAEHALDVGYARKLGVRTDDLLLSQPDTGEQALEIAEMLVRSGAIDVLVVDSVAALVPKAELEGEMGDAHMGVQARLMSQALRKLTGTISKSQTCVIFINQIRMKIGVMFGNPETTTGGNALKFYASQRLDIRRIGAIKNGDNVVGSRTRVKVVKNKVAPPFKEVEFDIMYGTGISREGDLIDLASNENIVEKSGSWFSFNGERIGQGRENVKDYLREHPEIAKDIEGRVLEKYGIGKSGAPVAAAPDESAPAEGGSEKRGRVKAVK